agaccactataatacactagtagtagtatctcagatcagggtaatgtgtcctcaggccactataatacactagtagtagtatctcagatcagggtaatgtgtcctcagatcactataatacactagtagtagtatctcagatcagggtaacgtgtcctcagaccactataatacactagtagtagtatctcagatcagggtaatgtgtcctaTAATACAAGTAGTAGTccagatcagggtaatgtgtcctcagaccactataatacactagtagtagtatctcagatcagggtaatgtgtcctcaggccactataatacactagtagtagtatctcagatcagggtaatgtgtcctcagaccactataatacactagtagtagtatctcagatcagggtaatgtgtcctcaggccactataatacactagcagtagtatctcagatcagtaatgtgtcctcagaccactataatacactagtagtagtatctcagatcagggtaatgtgtcctcagaccactataatacactagtagtagtatctcagatcagggtaatgtgtcctcaggccactataatacactagtagtagtatctcagatcagggtaacgtgtcctcagaccactataatacactagtagtagtatctcaggatcagggtaacgtgtcctcaggccactataatacactagtagtaagtatctcagatcagggtaatgtgtcctcagaccactataatacactagtagtagtagtatctcagatcagggtaacgtgtcctcagaccactataatacactagtagtagtagtatctcagatcagggtaacgtgtcctcaggccactataatacactagtagtagtatctcagatcagggtaatgtgtcctcagaccactataatacactagtagtagtatctcagatcagggtaacgtgtcctcagaccactataatacactagtagtagtatctcagatcagggtaatgtgtcctcagaccactataatacactagtagtagtatctcagatcagggtaatgtgtcctcaggccactataatacactagtagtagtatctcaggccactataatacactagtagtagtatctcagatcagggtaatgtgtcctcagatccactataatacactagttgtagtatctcagatcaggtaacgtgtcctcaggccactataatacactagtagtagtatctcagatcagggtaatgtgtcctcaggccactataatacactagtagtagtatctcagaccactataatacactagtagtagtatctcagatcagggtaatgtgtcctcaggccactagtagtagtatctcaggccactataatacactagtagtagtatctcagatcagggtaacgtgtcctcaggccactataatacactagtagtagtatctcagatcaggtaacgtgtcctcagaccactataatacactagtagtagtatctcagaccactataatacactagtagtagtagtatctcagatcaggtaacgtgtcctcaggccactataatacactagtagtagtatctcagaccactataatacactagtagtagtagtatctcagatcagggtaacgtgtcctcagaccactataatacactagtagtagtatctcagatcagggtaatgtgtcctcagaccactataatacactagtagtagtatctcagatcaggtaacgtgtcctcagaccactataatacactagtagtagtatctcagatcaggtaatgtgtcctcaggccactataatacactagtagtagtatctcagatcattataatacactagtagtagtatctcagatcaggtaacgtgtcctcagaccactataatacactagtagtagtatctcagatcagggtaatgtgtcctataatacactagtagtagtatctcagatcagggtaatgtgtcctcagaccactataatacactagtagtagtatctcagatcagggtaatgtgtcctcaggccactataatacactagtagtagtatctcagatcagggtaatgtgtcctcagatcactataatacactagtagtagtatctcagatcagggtaacgtgtcctcagaccactataatacactagtagtagtatctcagatcagggtaatgtgtcctataatacactagtagtagtatctcagatcagggtaatgtgtcctcagaccactataatacactagtagtagtatctcagatcagggtaatgtgtcctcaggccactataatacactagtagtagtatctcagatcagggtaatgtgtcctcagaccactataatacactagtagtagtatctcagatcagggtaatgtgtcctcaggccactataatacactagtagtagtatctcagatcagggtaatgtgtcctcagaccactataatacactagttgTAGTATCTCAGAccagggtaatgtgtcctcagaccactataatacactagtagtagtatctcagatcagggtaatgtgtcctataatacactagtagtagtatctcagatcagggtaatgtgtcctcagaccactataatacactagtagtagtatctcagatcagggtaatgtgtcctcaggccactataataaaccagtagtagtatctcagaccactataatacactagtagtagtatctcagatcagggtaacgtgtcctcaggccactataatacactagtagtagtatctcagatcagggtaatgtgtcctcaggccactataatacactagtagtagtatctcagatcagggtaatgtgtcctcaggccactataatacactagtagtagtatcttagatcaggtaatgtgtcctcagaccactataatacactagtagtagtatctcagaccagggtaatgtgtcctcaggccactataatacactagtagtagtatctcagatgtgggtaatgtgtcctcaggccactataataaactagtagtagtatctcagaccactataatacactagtagtagtatctcagatcagggtaacgtgtcctcaggccactataatacactagtagtagtatctcagatcagggtaatgtgtcctcaggccactataatacactagtagtagtatctcagatcagggtaatgtgtcctcaggccactataatacactagtagtagtatctcagatcagggtaatgtgtcctcagaccactataatacactagtagtagtatctcagaccagggtaatgtgtcctcaggccactataatacactagtagtagtatctcagatcagggtaacgtgtcctcagaccactataatacactagtagtagtatctcagatcagggtaacgtgtcctcaggccactataatacactagtagtagtagtagtatctcagatcagggtaatgtgtcctcagaccactataatacactagtagtagtagtatctcagatcagggtaacgtgtcctcagaccactataatacactagtagtagtagtatctcagatcagggtaacgtgtcctcaggccactataatacactagtagtagtatctcagatcagggtaatgtgtcctcagaccactataatacactagtagtagtatctcagaccactataatacactagtagtagtatctcagatcagggtaatgtgtcctcagaccactataatacactagtagtagtatctcagatcagggtaatgtgtcctcagaccactataatacactagtagtagtatctcagatcagggtaatgtgtcctcaggccactataatacactagtagtagtatctcaggccactataatacactagtagtagtatctcagatcagggtaatgtgtcctcagaccactataatacactagttgtagtatctcagatcagggtaacgtgtcctcaggccactataatacactagtagtagtatctcagatcagggtaatgtgtcctcaggccactataatacactagtagtagtatctcagaccactataatacactagtagtagtatctcagatcagggtaatgtgtcctcaggccactataatacactagtagtagtatctcaggccactataatacactagtagtagtatctcagatcagggtaacgtgtcctcaggccactataatacactagtagtagtatctcagatcagggtaacgtgtcctcagaccactataatacactagtagtagtatctcagaccactataatacactagtagtagtatctcagaccactataatacactagtagtagtatctcagaccactataatacactagtagtagtagtatctcagatcagggtaacgtgtcctcagaccactataatacactagtagtagtatctcagatcagggtaatgtgtcctcagaccactataatacactagtagtagtatctcagatcagggtaatgtgtcctcagaccactataatacactagtagtagtatctcagatcagggtaatgtgtcctcaggccactataatacactagtagtagtatctcagatcagggtaatgtgtcctataatacactagtagtagtatctcagatcagggtaatgtgtcctcaggccactataatacactagtagtagtatctcagatcagggtaatgtgtcctcagaccactataatacactagttgTAGTATCTCAGAccagggtaatgtgtcctcagaccactataatacactagtagtagtatctcagatcagggtaatgtgtcctataatacactagttgtagtatctcagatcagggtaacgtgtcctcaggccactataatacactagtagtagtatctcagatcagggtaatgtgtcctcagaccactataatacactagtagtagtatctcagatcagggtaatgtgtcctcaggccactataataaactagtagtagtatctcagaccactataatacactagtagtagtatctcagatcagggtaacgtgtcctcaggccactataatacactagtagtagtatctcagatcagggtaatgtgtcctcaggccactataatacactagtagtagtatctcagatcagggtaatgtgtcctcagaccactataatacactagtagtagtatctcagatcagggtaatgtgtcctcagaccactataatacactagtagtagtatctcagaccagggtaatgtgtcctcaggccactataatacactagtagtagtatctcagatcagggtaatgtgtcctataatacactagtagtagtatctcagatcactataatacactagtagtagtatctcagatcagggtaatgtgtcctcagaccactataatacactagtagtagtatctcagaccagggtaatgtgtcctcaggccactataatacactagtagtagtatctcagatcagggtaacgtgtcctcagaccactataatacactagtagtagtatctcagatcactataatacactagtagtagtatctcagatcagggtaatgtgtcctcaggccactataatacactagtagtagtatctcagatcagggtaatgtgtcctcagaccactataatacactagtagtagtatctcagatcagggtaatgtgtcctcagaccactataatacactagtagtagtatctcagatcagggtaacgtgtcctcagaccactataatacactagtagtagtatctcagaccactataatacactagtagtagtatctcagatcagggtaatgtgtcctcaggccactataatacactagcagtagtatctcagatcagggtaatgtgtcctcaggccactataatacactagtagtagttgTGTTATCTACAGCGTGTGATACTCACATAGTCCTCAAACTTGGTGATCTCTTCCTCTAGCAGGTCTGTCCCCACCTTGTCGTCCTCGACAACACACCCGATCTGGAGCTTCTTTATGCCGTAACCCACGGGAACCAGCTTGGACTGACCCCACAGCAGACCATCAGCTACAACAGACCTCACACACTCCTCCAACTTAGACATGTCTGTCTCATCATcccactgagaaagagagaggagggagaggtggggagaaagcATTAGATATACCTTCCGCCTTTCAACTCGTTTCAACTATTGACAAAGGTTTGACATCCAgttggacagaaagacagacaggggacaaCATACAGGTTTGACATCGAGCAGGATAGAGGACTTGGCGATGAGTGTTGGTTTCTTAGACTTCTTGGCAGCGTAAGCAGcgattctctcctccttcagcctctctgcctcttcatcctcctcatcacTCCCAAAGAGGTCCATCTCATCGTCATCCTCCTCCTTCGCAGACTGAACAGCCACCGcctgggaggagacaggagaaatgagcatctacactgatggaacaatttcaaatattttctcAGTTGCAGTTCATGAGGAAATCAGttcatttaaataaattcatgagGTCCTGATCTATGTttgtcacatgactgggaatacagatctgcatctgttggtcacagataccttaataaAGAGgcagggtgtggatcagaaccagtcagtatctggtgtgattatttgcctcatgcagcgacacatctccttcacatagagttgatcaggctgttgattgtggcctgtggaatgttgtcccactcctcttcaatggctgtgcgagttactggatattggtgggaactggaacacgctgtcgacacgtcaatccagagcatcccaaacatgctcaatgggtgacatgtctggtgaatatgcaggtcatggaagatctgggacattttcagcttccaggaattgtgtccagatccttgtgACACGAGGCTGtatattatcatgctgaaacatgaggtgatggaggaggatgaatggcacgacaatgggcctcaggatctcatcacggtatctctaaCGTTcgaattgccatagataaaatgcaaccGTGTTCTCAGTtcgtagcttatgtctgcccataccataaccccaccgccaccatggagcactctgttcacaatgttgacatgagcaaactgctcacacacacaacaccatacacgctGTCTTCCATctacccggtacagttgaaacctggattcatctgtgaagaggacacttctccagcgtgccagtggccatcaaaggtgatcATTTATCCagtgaagtcggttacgacgcccaAATGGAGTCagttcaagaccctggtgaggacgacgagcacgcagatgagcttctctgagacggttctgacagtttgtgcagagaTTCTTCAGTTGTGTAAACCCAGAGTTTCATCAACTgttcgggtggctggtctcagatgctcccgcaggtgaagaagccagatgtggaggtcctggcgtggtctgtggctacatgtggtctgtggttacatgtggtctgtggttacatgtggtctgtggttacatgtggtctgtggtcacacgtggtctgtggtcacacgtggtctgtggttacatgtggtctgtggttacatgtggtctgtggttacatgtggtctgtggttacacgtggtctgtggttacatgtggtctgtggttacatgtggtctgtggttacatgtggtctgtggttacatgtggtctgtggttacacgtggtctgtggttacatgtggtctgtggttacatgtggtctgtggttacacgtggtctgtggttacacgtggtctgtggttacatgtggtctgtggttacacgtggtctgtggttacatgtggtctgtggttacatgtggttacatgtggtctgtggttacatgtggtctgtggttacatgtggtctgtggctacatgtggtctgtggctacatgtggtctgtggctacatgtggtctgtggttacatgtggtctgtggttacatgtggtctgtggttacatgtggtctgtggttacacgtggtctgtggttacacgtggtctgtggttacatgtggtctgtggttacatgtggtctgtggttacatgtggtctgtggttacatggtttgtggttacacgtggtctgtggttacatgtggtctgtggttacatgtggtctgtggttgtgaggctggttggacgttcTGACAAATTCTCTGAAACGATGTTGCtgcatatggtagagaaattaacattcaattctctggcaacagctctggtggacattcctgcagtcagcatgccaattgctcgcttcctcaaaacttgagagatctggcattgtgttgcgtgacaaaactgtaacatttagtggccttttattgtccccagcacaaggtgtacttgatcatgctgtttaatcagattcttgatctGCCAGccctgccaggtggatggattatcttggtgaaggagaaatgctcactaacagggatgtaaacaaatttgagagaaataatatttttgtgtgtttgcaacagttctgggatcttttatttcagctcatgaaacatgagaccaacacgtatgtttgttcagtgtagttataaAGCCTAAATATCGTTCATAGATCACACCATTCTTGGTACAGAAAAATCCAAATGTACACCTTCAATCTTCAACCGACTGTCCGCTCTAGTCCGCACAGAGTTCCGCGTACACAACAGCCAATGCAGATGCGGACGGGGTTGGACGTTCGAAATTTAAGCATTTCGCTTGATCGGACCAAGCGGACGGTGTAAACTAGACTTCTCTAAACCCACCTTGGCACAGGGAACAGCTGGGCTCCTCTCCAGAACCCGGACTCTGTTCTCCAGCTTGAACAAGGCTGCTCTCAGatcctccaccactacacacaaacacaacattaTCGTCAATCATCACTGTTTCTGTGGTCTGTGAACTGGATCATTAAAGATATATTCCACGTCAATATAGATCAGAATATGATCATTAAATTAAAGACGTGCCTTTGTGCAGTCCCTGGTTCTCCAGCTCCAGACTCTTCATACGAGACACCAACTCCTGGTCCCCACTGGCTGaggaagactacacacacacagtggtcagaggaagactacacacacagtggtcagaggaagactacacacacaccGACCCGGCGGTCAGAGGAAGTTCACTTCAATACAGCCACATGCAGGGCTGTAATAGCATTGTTATACTACGCTTCACCTCTATACACTCATCAGCTGAAAACA
The sequence above is a segment of the Oncorhynchus masou masou isolate Uvic2021 unplaced genomic scaffold, UVic_Omas_1.1 unplaced_scaffold_3449, whole genome shotgun sequence genome. Coding sequences within it:
- the LOC135534466 gene encoding elongation factor 1-delta-like; this encodes MKSLELENQGLHKVVEDLRAALFKLENRVRVLERSPAVPCAKAVAVQSAKEEDDDEMDLFGSDEEDEEAERLKEERIAAYAAKKSKKPTLIAKSSILLDVKPWDDETDMSKLEECVRSVVADGLLWGQSKLVPVGYGIKKLQIGCVVEDDKVGTDLLEEEITKFEDYVQSVDVAAFNKI